The sequence TGCCAACATAATCATGACCCTTGATTAATTGATTTGCGAGAGCATCAATTTCTTCAGGGGGATTTTGTAAGTCAGCATCTAGGGTAATGATGTATTCACCCTTGGCGTATTCAAAGCCCGCCATGATGGCCATATGTTGACCAAAGTTGCTATGAAATAAGACGGCGCGAGTGACATCAGGGCGCAATTCAACTTGCTTAGCCAAAATCCCTGCTGAGCGATCTTTACTGCCGTCGTTTACAAAAACGATTTCGTAAGAAAGTTGGTGTTTGCCAGCCAGGGCATCTAAGGCTGGGTAGAGGCGATCAAAGAGGGCTTGAAGACCATCTTCCTCGTTATATACGGGGATAACAACGCTGAGCTTTGGATTGGCAACTAAATTAGCAGTCATGGCGCAATTTTGCCTGATTCTGGGTTTCAAACCCTTAAAACTGAATATGACTAGTTTTTACGGTGTTTCTTGAGGATTCCCACTAGTTCGCTGGCAATGCGAGTGATGTCTGCATCTGCCATGCCTGGGAAGAGTGGGAGAGTCAAAATAGAGCGCCCGATGCGCTGAGCATTAGGGGTATCACTTGTCTTGTAGCCCAACTCTTTATATAAAGTAAAGCTGGTGATTGCTGGGTAGTGCACCCCAGTACCAATGCCCAATTCTTTCAATTCAGTCATGACTTGAGCACGATCAACATTGAGCTCATCAAGTGGCAGGACCACTTGAAACATATGCCAATTGCTCTCAGTAAAGTTTTCCACTGGGAGTTCTATTTTGAGAGTTTCTAATCCAGCAGACTTCAGTTCAGCACGGATCGCATCGAAGTATTGGCGCGCTAATGCAGCGCGACGTGCTTGATACGCAGGTAATTGTTTCAGCTGTTGCAAGCCAATCACCGCATTCACATCGGTGAGATTATCTTTACCACCTAATACATCAACGTCCATACCATCCATACCCTGACGGGTTAGGCCTTGGAGGCGGAATTTTTCAGCTAGCTTGGCTTCATCATCATTATTGAAAACCAGGCAACCGCCCTCGACAGTGGTGAGGTTCTTATTGGCTTGAAAGCTAAAGCTCACGAGATCTCCGAAGCTGCCAATCTTCTTGCCTTGCCATTGTGAACCAAAGGCTTGAGCGGCATCTTCAATCACGCGCAGATTATGTTGTTTAGCAATTGAATAGAGCTGATCCATATTGACTGGTAGACCTGCAAGATAGACTGGCATGATCGCTCGTGTTTTTGGTGTGATCGCTGCCGCTACTTTATTGAGATCAATATTGCGTGTATGTGGATCAATATCAATAAAGACCGGTTTTGCACCAACGCTCAAGATAACATTGGAAGTTGCTACCCAAGAAATTGGGGTGGTAATCACTTCATCACCTACACCAATACCAGCAACTTGTAATGCAATCTTCATAGTCGCTGTGCCATTCGCAAAGCAGCGTACTGGACGACCACCAAAATATTCACTCAGTGTTGCTTCAAACTCGGCCAGTTTTGGTCCAGAAGTTACCCAGCCAGAACGCAATACTTCTGCAACTGCATCAATCGTTTCTTGATTGAAGCTTGGGCGCGTAAAGGGGATGAATGCAGGACTGGTGGACATGGGTCTTATATTACTTTACTGCGGACCGTTTGCCAGGTTGGATGTGTCGGGGTGTTTCACGATCACCCTGCGAGAGTCTCGATCTACTTCTTGCATGGGCAGATTTAGCTCCTGAAGTGCGACATACTGCTCAGGAACCATTAAGGCATACGCTGTAGGGTCTTCTTTCCAGCGAATGATGAAGGCATCTAGGCTTGGCATCCAGAGCTCTGGCTCTTGATTGACGCCAAACTCCAGTTCATCTGGAGATTCAACCATGATCATGGTTCTACCAAGATAAAACGGCACCGTGTGATCTAACAGCCGTACAGAATAGAAGTTCACTTTTTCTGGAATGGATGCTTTTACTCGGTTAGCAAGATCAATACCAGAAACCGCACGACCTAAGCTTTCATGACCAGTTCCTGCAATGATGGCGCAGAGAAAGAATCCACCAGCAAAGCTCACAATACTTTGTAGACCATTGCGCTTGGATTGAAGTGCCGCAAACAGACTAAAACTGATGAGTGCAATGAGTGCTGCAATGACCCAATAGGTATATTGCGCATAAGCTTCAATTTCATCAGGCCTTGCTTGTTTGCCGATGTCAGATAAAAAGAGAAAGCCAATGCAACCGAGGGTTGCAAAACCCAGGGTTTGTAATTTCCAAGGTAATCCCATGGAATTGGTAAAGCCCAATAAACGATCTAGTCGATTGCCGATCAATAATGCAAGGGCAGGAAAAATAGGAATGATGTAGCCCGGCAGCTTTGAGTGTGAGACGCTAAAGAAAACAAAAATCACCACAAACCAACAAGTTAAGAGTCGACCGCTGGAGAATTTGGTGATGTCATGTTTGCGCTCAGACCACGCTTGCGCAATTGCTCCAGGAATTTGCAATACCCAAGGCAATAAACCAATGATTAGTAGTGGGACAAAATAATAAATTGGGCCTGTTCTGCTGTGTGCATCCTGAGTGAAGCGTTGTAAATGCTCATGGATGAAGAAGAACTCTAAAAATTCAGGATTGCGCTGTGCTACCAAGATAAACCAGGGCGCAGTGACCGCTAAAAACAAAACGATGCCACTGAATAAACGAATACGCGTCCAAATTTTCCAATCCCATGCGCTCACAGAATAAGCAATAAACACCATTGCTGGAATGGCTGCACCAATCAATCCCTTGGAAAGCGTGGCAAGCCCCATCAGGATCCAACAGACCCACATCCAATTGCGACGATGTAGTGTGTTGGGCGAGGTTTGTGCCAATAGAACGCTGCACAGTGCGGCGACCAAAAGGGACGATAGACCCATGTCCAAAGAATTGAAGTGACCGCTAATCACCCACATAGGGCTGGATGCAAGCACTACAGCTGCTAACCATCCAGCTCTCGCACTATAGATGCGTGCGCCTGTAAAGCCAATCAACAAAATCGTCAGGAAGCCGGTGAGTCCGGTCCATAAGCGCGCTTGCCAATCACCAATGCCAAACACTTGAAATGCTGCTGCGGTCGCCCACATTTGCAGGGGCGGTTTCTCAAAATATTTATAGCCGTTGTAACGGGGTGTAATCCAATCACCCGTAACCAACATCTCGCGCGCAATTTCAGCATAGCGTCCCTCATCGGATGGAATGAGGTGGCGGTAGTTCAGTGTGCCAAACCAGAGCAAGCCATAAATAATGACGAGCAATAAAATTTTGCCTGGGTGCAAAGCGGATGATTGTCGAATTTGCCCAAATTGCATTAAATGGGCTCCACAATTAAAGCCAGCAGTACTTGGCGTCCTTCGCCAACCAAAATGTTGTAGGTGCGGCAAGCGGCTTGAGAATCCATGATTTCAAAGCCAATTTTTGCTGAAATGAGGGCTTTTAAGAGTTCTGGTTTGGGAAAGCGCTGTTTCCGCCCAGTTCCAATCAGGATCAATTCGGGCTTGAGGACAACCATTTGTGCAAAATGGTCTGCTTCTAGAGTGTCAAATGACTGCACAGGCCACTCATTGATTGCCCCGTCAGAGCTCAATAAGACAGCATGGGCATAGGGCGTCCGGTTGATTTCGACGTAACCATCCCCGTAGCCGGTGATCGTATTTGCTCCGGAATAGGGGTCAGATTGAAGCTTCAAGTGGACTCTCTGTCATAATTATGTGGATTATAGCTAGCTGTTTTTTCCAAGATTTCAAGAACTTACCCTTAAATTTATTGTGAAACCCATCCTAAAGTCCCAAAAACTCAATCACGTCTGTTATGACATTCGTGGGCCGGTGCTTGAGATCGCTCAGCGCATGGAAGAAGAGGGTCACAAACTCATCAAATTAAACATCGGAAACGTAGGGGTTTTTGGTTTTGATCCTCCCGAGGAGATTCAGTTGGACATGATTCGAAATTTGAGTAATGCCTCAGCATATTCTGACTCCAAAGGGATTTTTGCTGCTCGTAAAGCCATCATGCAGTATTGCCAAGAAAAAGGCATTCAAGGCGTAATGCTTGATGATGTCTATACCGGCAATGGCGTTTCTGAACTCATCGTTCTATCGATGAATGCATTGCTCAATGATGGCGATGAAGTCTTAGTGCCTGCGCCAGACTATCCACTGTGGACTGCTGCAGTGAGTTTATCTAGTGGCACACCAGTGCACTATCTTTGCGATGAAGCGAATGACTGGGCACCAGACTTAAATGATCTGCGTAAAAAAATTACACCACGTACCAAAGCGATTGTCGTGATTAATCCCAATAATCCAACAGGCGCAATTTATTCCAAAGAAGTATTGCTAGAGATTACAAAAATTGCTCGTGAGCACGGCTTAATTTTGTTTGCTGACGAAATTTACGACAAGATGTTGTATGACGAGGAGAAGCATATCTCCTTGGCTTCTTTGTCTACCGATGTGGTAGTAATAACTTTCAATGGCCTCTCTAAGAACTATCGCTCATGCGGCTACCGTGCAGGCTGGATGGTGGTTTCTGGGGATAAAGAGATGGTGCGCGACTATATTGAAGGCCTCAATATGTTGGCCTCGATGCGCTTATGTGCAAATGTGCCAGGTCAGTATGCAATCCAAACTGCCCTTGGTGGTTACCAAAGCATTAATGATTTGGTAGCTGAAGGCGGGCGCCTTGCAAGACAACGTGATCTTGCTTGGAAGTTGATTACAGAAATTCCCGGTGTGACTTGCGTTAAACCTAAATCTGCTTTGTATTTATTTCCAAAATTAGATCCCGAGATGTACCCGATTGAAGATGACCAACAATTTGTTGCGGATCTTCTGAAAGAGGAGAAAGTATTGTTAGTGCAGGGCTCTGGTTTTAATTGGGGCAAGCCTGATCATTTCAGGGTGGTGTTCTTACCGCATGAAGATGTGCTTAAAGAAGCGATCAGCCGTCTCGCGCGTTTTCTGGAGCGCTATCGTAATAAACATGGCCGCAAGGCTTCTTCAACCGCATCAAAGGCATCATGAAACCGATTCAAGTTGGTCTATTAGGTATTGGCACTGTTGGTGGTGGCGTATTCACCGTGCTCGAGCGCAACCAAGATGAGATAACCCGTCGTGCGGGCCGTGGCATTCGCATTAATACTGTAGCTGATCTTAATGTTGAGCGTGCCAAAGAGATCGTGAAAGATCGTGCACAAATCGTCACTGATGCGCGTGCCGTCATCAATAATCCTGAAATCGATATCGTTGTGGAGCTCATTGGGGGCTACGGTATTGCTAAAGATTTGGTTTTAGAGGCGATTGCTGCCGGTAAGCATGTTGTGACGGCAAATAAAGCCTTAATTGCTGTTCACGGTAATGAGATTTTCAAAGCTGCTCATGCCAAGGGTGTGATGGTTGCCTTTGAGGCAGCAGTTGCTGGAGGCATTCCGATTATTAAAGCCTTGCGTGAAGGCTTAACTGCTAATCGTATTGAATGGATTGCCGGCATTATCAATGGCACAACGAACTTCATTCTTTCTGAGATGCGCGATAAAGGTTTAGATTTTGAGACTGTGCTGAAAGAAGCGCAACGTCTTGGCTATGCCGAAGCAGATCCTACTTTTGATATTGAAGGTGTTGACGCTGCTCACAAAGCAACCATCATGAGCGCAATTGCATTTGGTATACCGATGCAATTTGATAAAGCCCATATTGAAGGTATTACTAAATTAGCCGCAAGTGATATTTGCTATGCAGAGCAGTTAGGTTATCGCATTAAGTTACTTGGTATTGCTAAGAAATCACCAACCGGTGTTGAGTTGCGTGTGCACCCGACCTTAATTCCCGCAAAGCGCTTGATTGCAAACGTTGAGGGTGCTATGAACGCGGTTCAAGTGTTTGGCGACGCCGTCGGCACTACTTTGTATTACGGCAAAGGCGCTGGTGCTGAGCCTACTGCTTCTGCAGTGATCGCTGATTTAGTAGACATTACTCGCTTGCTGAGTGCGGACCCTGAGCATCGTGTTCCATACTTGGCATTCCAGCCAGATGCAGTGCAGGACACCCCCGTATTGCCGATTGGTGAGATCTCTACAAGCTATTACTTGCGTATGCGGGTAGCGGATCAGGCTGGCGTGTTGGCTGATATCACCAAGATCTTAGCTTCACATGGTGTATCAATTGATGCGCTCTTGCAAAAAGAAGCCGACGAAGGTGAAAGTCAAACAGATTTAGTTGCGTTGACACATGAGACCAAAGAGAAGAACATGCTTGCCGCAATTAAAGAGATCCAGAATCTCAAAACGGTTGCAGGCGAAGTTGTGAAGATTCGTTTAGAAAATCTGTCTTAAGCAAAATTCAGCAAAATCCATGCGTTATCAATCTACTCGTGGCAACAGTCCACAACAATCTTTTCTAGAAATTCTCTTGGGAGGATTGGCGCCGGATGGCGGATTGTATTTACCAACCCAATATCCACAAGTCACTCCAGCGCAATTAGATTCATGGCGTAGTTTGTCCTACGCTGATCTGGCTTATGAAGTATTAAGTCTGTATTGCGACGATATTCCTGAGGTAGATTTGCGTACACTTTTGCGTAAAACATATACAGAGCAGGTGTACTGCAATGGGCGTCCTCAAGATAACGCTAAAGACATCACACCTTTGCATTGGTTGGGTGAAGAACATGGCACACGCATTGGTTTGCTCAGCCTTTCAAATGGCCCAACACTAGCCTTTAAAGATATGGCCATGCAATTGCTCGGCAATCTGTTTGAATATGCCCTAAAGAAAAAAGGGCAACAACTCAATATCTTAGGCGCAACCTCTGGTGATACTGGTAGTGCTGCTGAATACGCGATGCGTGGCAAAGAGGGTGTGAAAGTATTTATGCTCTCACCCCGCGGGAAGATGAGTTCATTTCAGTCTGCGCAGATGTATTCCTTGCAAGATCCCAATATTTTCAATTTAGCGGTAGAAGGGGTCTTTGACGACTGCCAAGATATTCTTAAAGCGGTAAGTAATGATCACGCCTTTAAAGCCAATAATCAGATTGGTACTGTGAACTCCATTAACTGGGGTCGTGTAGTGGCTCAAGTGGTTTACTACTTCCAGGGTTATTTACTGGCAACTGCATCCAGCTCTGAGAAAGTATCTTTCACTGTACCGTCTGGTAACTTCGGTAACGTATGTGCTGGCCATATTGCTCGCATGATGGGTTTACCAATTGCGCACTTGGTTGTAGCAACCAATGAGAATGATGTTTTGGATGAGTTTTTCCGGAGTGGCGTGTATCGTGCACGCAAGTCCGCCGAGACTTTACATACATCTAGTCCATCGATGGATATTTCTAAAGCGAGTAACTTTGAGCGCTTTGTCTTTGACTTCATGGGTCAAGACGGCAAGGCTACTGCGGCGATGTTCAAGCAAGTCGATACAAGCGGTGGCTTTGATATCTCTCAAGATGCAGTCTTTAAAGAGTTGGGTAAGTATGGCTTTCAATCGGGTCGCAGTACTCATGCCAATCGCCTAGAAACAATCCGTGATATCGATAGCCGTTATGGCGTCATGATTGACACCCATACTGCTGATGGCGTGAAGGTAGCTCGTGAGCATCTACAAGCAGGTGTTCCTATGCTCGTGCTAGAGACTGCCTTGCCTATTAAGTTTGAAGAAACGATTCAAGAAGCTTTGGGGCGTCCTGCCGAATGCCCGCCTGCATTTAAAGATATTAAATCGAAGCCGCAGCGCGTAGAAAATATGGATGCTGATGTGAATCAGGTCAAAGCATTTATTACGACCCATCTCAGTTAATACACAAGCAACTAATCGCTATGACTAAGCCTCCCATGTTGACTGCACAACAGGCCTTGGATCATTTGCTGTCGCATGCTAAGCCAGTCGGCGAGACTGAACAAGTTGCAATGCAAGCTTCCTTAGGTCGTGTTCTTGCTGAAAACGTCAGCAGCTTAGTCGATGTGCCTCCACTGGATAACACCTCGATGGATGGCTACGCTGTTCGTACTGCAGATACTCAAAATCCCGGTAGTGTTCTCAAAATTGCACAACGGATTCCGGCTGGATCGATGGGTACTACTTTAGAACCAGGCACTGCTGCCAGAATTTTTACTGGCGCGCCAGTTCCGCCTGGTGCGGATGCTGTAGTCATGCAAGAGGATTGCAGTATTCCTGAAGGTTTAACTGATCAAGTACAGGTCAATATCACTCCATCATCGGGTCAGTGGATTCGTCGAAAGGGCGAAGATCTCACTGCAGGTAAAACAGCCTTAACTGCAGGCACTTTTTTGCGCCCACAAGAGCTTGGCGTTGCTGCCTCTGCTGGTCTGACGCATTTAAATGTAAAGCGTCGTGTCAGAGTGGCCGCTTTCTTTACTGGTGATGAGTTAGCTCTCCCTGGTGAACCACTGAAGCCAGGTGGCATCTATAACTCCAATCGCGATACTTTATTGGCATGTCTAAAGGCTTTGGGGTGTGATGCCACAGATTTGGGAATTGTTCCGGATCGGCTAGATGCAACTAGGGCAGCATTACGTAAAGCAAGTAAAGATCATGATTTGATTATTACGTCTGGTGGTGTATCGGTTGGAGAAGAAGATCACATTAAGCCTGCAGTGACGGCCGAAGGGAGATTGGACTTATGGCAGATTGCAATCAAGCCTGGCAAGCCATTAGCATTTGGTGCAGTTCGTAAATCCGATGAGGTAAAAGATGGCGAAGCGTGGTTTATAGGGCTGCCTGGTAACCCAGTCTCAAGCTTTGTCACTTTCTTACTATTTGTGCGACCCTTTATTTTGAAACTACAAGGTCGTGAAGTAAAACAGCCGCAGTCTTATTTGATGCGGGCAGATTTTGATTGGTTAAAAGCAGATCGTCGTAACGAATTCCTGCGCGTGAAGCTTAATGGCAATGGTGGCTTGGATATATTTCCGAATCAAAGCTCTGGCGTCCTTACCAGCGCATCTTGGGGTGATGGCTTGGTTGATTGCCCTCCCAACCAGCCAATCAAGGCCGGTGACCTAGTGAAATACATCCCCTTTGATGCACTCCTCAAATAATCGGTTTACGATGAGTTCATGAAAATCGAATTACGCTTCTTCGCATCACTGCGTGAAACGCTTGGCGTCTCGCAAGAGAACATCGCTTTACCGACTGCAGTAAAAACGATTGCTGACCTCAGAATGCACCTCATTGATCGTGGTAATCCATGGTCTGAAGTCTTGGCTGAAGGTAAGGTGTTGCGCTGTGCACTCAATCAACATATGGTTGATGAAAGTACGGCATTGATTGAGGGCGCGGAAGTGGCATTCTTTCCGCCGGTTACGGGGGGCTGATATGTCAAGCTCAATCCGCATCCAAGAAAATGATTTTGATATTAGCGCTGAAATAGCGGCGCTGCGCAAAGGCGACCCAAGGGTGGGTGCTGTAGTGAGTTTCTTGGGCACAGTGCGTGATATGAATGACGGCAGCCAAGTAAAGGGGATGACCTTAGAGCACTACCCTGGGATGACTGAAAAAGCCCTCCAAGAAATTCTGGACCAAGCAAAGTCCCGTTGGGATACTTACCAGACTCTAGTGATTCATAGAGTTGGACCATTACTGCCTGAAGATCAAATTGTTTTAGTGATAGTGACCAGCGCTCACAGAGGCGAAGCATTTGCTGCCTGTGAGTTCATCATGGACTACTTAAAAACCGCAGCCCCCTTTTGGAAAAAAGAAGATACCCCGCAAGGTTCACGTTGGGTCGATGCCCGGATTACCGATGAAGCTGCAATGGCTCGTTGGAAGAAGAACTAATTCCATTTTCTTTGCCGTATTAGATTCTCTAGTGAGGTTTTTATTGGTGCATCAAGTTGCACCAAAATAAGCACTTCTGCACCATCTAAGAGAATGCCTTAGTAATTACCCGTAAATTTAGATCAAAATGCATTAACAAAAGTTTTTAGAAATTTTGATTAAACAAAACCTAGGAGATTCTCATGACAGCAGCAGCATTGAGCACGGAAAGTACTAGTAGCAACCCCTTGAAGTCGAAATGGGTGCAATTGGCTTTAGGCGTAATTTGTATGATGTCCATATCTAGCCCTCAATATGTGTGGGCATTATTTACCAAGCCAATCATGGGGCAGCTTGGCGTTACTTTGACAGAACTGCAAATAACATTTTCTATCTTGATTGTGTTGCAAACTTTCTTCTCGCCTTTCCAGGGTTACTTAGTCGATAAATTTGGTCCTCGTCTTTTGTTATCCATTGGAACAATTCTGACGGGCGCAAGCTGGGTTCTTTCAGCCAACC comes from Polynucleobacter sp. MWH-Svant-W18 and encodes:
- a CDS encoding Mth938-like domain-containing protein gives rise to the protein MKLQSDPYSGANTITGYGDGYVEINRTPYAHAVLLSSDGAINEWPVQSFDTLEADHFAQMVVLKPELILIGTGRKQRFPKPELLKALISAKIGFEIMDSQAACRTYNILVGEGRQVLLALIVEPI
- the moaD gene encoding molybdopterin converting factor subunit 1, whose protein sequence is MKIELRFFASLRETLGVSQENIALPTAVKTIADLRMHLIDRGNPWSEVLAEGKVLRCALNQHMVDESTALIEGAEVAFFPPVTGG
- a CDS encoding homoserine dehydrogenase, producing MKPIQVGLLGIGTVGGGVFTVLERNQDEITRRAGRGIRINTVADLNVERAKEIVKDRAQIVTDARAVINNPEIDIVVELIGGYGIAKDLVLEAIAAGKHVVTANKALIAVHGNEIFKAAHAKGVMVAFEAAVAGGIPIIKALREGLTANRIEWIAGIINGTTNFILSEMRDKGLDFETVLKEAQRLGYAEADPTFDIEGVDAAHKATIMSAIAFGIPMQFDKAHIEGITKLAASDICYAEQLGYRIKLLGIAKKSPTGVELRVHPTLIPAKRLIANVEGAMNAVQVFGDAVGTTLYYGKGAGAEPTASAVIADLVDITRLLSADPEHRVPYLAFQPDAVQDTPVLPIGEISTSYYLRMRVADQAGVLADITKILASHGVSIDALLQKEADEGESQTDLVALTHETKEKNMLAAIKEIQNLKTVAGEVVKIRLENLS
- the thrC gene encoding threonine synthase, with the translated sequence MRYQSTRGNSPQQSFLEILLGGLAPDGGLYLPTQYPQVTPAQLDSWRSLSYADLAYEVLSLYCDDIPEVDLRTLLRKTYTEQVYCNGRPQDNAKDITPLHWLGEEHGTRIGLLSLSNGPTLAFKDMAMQLLGNLFEYALKKKGQQLNILGATSGDTGSAAEYAMRGKEGVKVFMLSPRGKMSSFQSAQMYSLQDPNIFNLAVEGVFDDCQDILKAVSNDHAFKANNQIGTVNSINWGRVVAQVVYYFQGYLLATASSSEKVSFTVPSGNFGNVCAGHIARMMGLPIAHLVVATNENDVLDEFFRSGVYRARKSAETLHTSSPSMDISKASNFERFVFDFMGQDGKATAAMFKQVDTSGGFDISQDAVFKELGKYGFQSGRSTHANRLETIRDIDSRYGVMIDTHTADGVKVAREHLQAGVPMLVLETALPIKFEETIQEALGRPAECPPAFKDIKSKPQRVENMDADVNQVKAFITTHLS
- a CDS encoding DegT/DnrJ/EryC1/StrS aminotransferase family protein, translating into MSTSPAFIPFTRPSFNQETIDAVAEVLRSGWVTSGPKLAEFEATLSEYFGGRPVRCFANGTATMKIALQVAGIGVGDEVITTPISWVATSNVILSVGAKPVFIDIDPHTRNIDLNKVAAAITPKTRAIMPVYLAGLPVNMDQLYSIAKQHNLRVIEDAAQAFGSQWQGKKIGSFGDLVSFSFQANKNLTTVEGGCLVFNNDDEAKLAEKFRLQGLTRQGMDGMDVDVLGGKDNLTDVNAVIGLQQLKQLPAYQARRAALARQYFDAIRAELKSAGLETLKIELPVENFTESNWHMFQVVLPLDELNVDRAQVMTELKELGIGTGVHYPAITSFTLYKELGYKTSDTPNAQRIGRSILTLPLFPGMADADITRIASELVGILKKHRKN
- the moaE gene encoding molybdopterin synthase catalytic subunit MoaE, whose protein sequence is MSSSIRIQENDFDISAEIAALRKGDPRVGAVVSFLGTVRDMNDGSQVKGMTLEHYPGMTEKALQEILDQAKSRWDTYQTLVIHRVGPLLPEDQIVLVIVTSAHRGEAFAACEFIMDYLKTAAPFWKKEDTPQGSRWVDARITDEAAMARWKKN
- a CDS encoding glycosyltransferase family 39 protein; translation: MQFGQIRQSSALHPGKILLLVIIYGLLWFGTLNYRHLIPSDEGRYAEIAREMLVTGDWITPRYNGYKYFEKPPLQMWATAAAFQVFGIGDWQARLWTGLTGFLTILLIGFTGARIYSARAGWLAAVVLASSPMWVISGHFNSLDMGLSSLLVAALCSVLLAQTSPNTLHRRNWMWVCWILMGLATLSKGLIGAAIPAMVFIAYSVSAWDWKIWTRIRLFSGIVLFLAVTAPWFILVAQRNPEFLEFFFIHEHLQRFTQDAHSRTGPIYYFVPLLIIGLLPWVLQIPGAIAQAWSERKHDITKFSSGRLLTCWFVVIFVFFSVSHSKLPGYIIPIFPALALLIGNRLDRLLGFTNSMGLPWKLQTLGFATLGCIGFLFLSDIGKQARPDEIEAYAQYTYWVIAALIALISFSLFAALQSKRNGLQSIVSFAGGFFLCAIIAGTGHESLGRAVSGIDLANRVKASIPEKVNFYSVRLLDHTVPFYLGRTMIMVESPDELEFGVNQEPELWMPSLDAFIIRWKEDPTAYALMVPEQYVALQELNLPMQEVDRDSRRVIVKHPDTSNLANGPQ
- the glp gene encoding gephyrin-like molybdotransferase Glp, which translates into the protein MLTAQQALDHLLSHAKPVGETEQVAMQASLGRVLAENVSSLVDVPPLDNTSMDGYAVRTADTQNPGSVLKIAQRIPAGSMGTTLEPGTAARIFTGAPVPPGADAVVMQEDCSIPEGLTDQVQVNITPSSGQWIRRKGEDLTAGKTALTAGTFLRPQELGVAASAGLTHLNVKRRVRVAAFFTGDELALPGEPLKPGGIYNSNRDTLLACLKALGCDATDLGIVPDRLDATRAALRKASKDHDLIITSGGVSVGEEDHIKPAVTAEGRLDLWQIAIKPGKPLAFGAVRKSDEVKDGEAWFIGLPGNPVSSFVTFLLFVRPFILKLQGREVKQPQSYLMRADFDWLKADRRNEFLRVKLNGNGGLDIFPNQSSGVLTSASWGDGLVDCPPNQPIKAGDLVKYIPFDALLK
- a CDS encoding pyridoxal phosphate-dependent aminotransferase, whose translation is MKPILKSQKLNHVCYDIRGPVLEIAQRMEEEGHKLIKLNIGNVGVFGFDPPEEIQLDMIRNLSNASAYSDSKGIFAARKAIMQYCQEKGIQGVMLDDVYTGNGVSELIVLSMNALLNDGDEVLVPAPDYPLWTAAVSLSSGTPVHYLCDEANDWAPDLNDLRKKITPRTKAIVVINPNNPTGAIYSKEVLLEITKIAREHGLILFADEIYDKMLYDEEKHISLASLSTDVVVITFNGLSKNYRSCGYRAGWMVVSGDKEMVRDYIEGLNMLASMRLCANVPGQYAIQTALGGYQSINDLVAEGGRLARQRDLAWKLITEIPGVTCVKPKSALYLFPKLDPEMYPIEDDQQFVADLLKEEKVLLVQGSGFNWGKPDHFRVVFLPHEDVLKEAISRLARFLERYRNKHGRKASSTASKAS